From a single Nocardioides panacis genomic region:
- a CDS encoding APC family permease has translation MSDSTRHDIEQYGYTQELHRSLSFGDLLVYGLVFMVPIAPFGIFGSVFQGSGGMVALAYVIGMVAMMFTALSYSQMSQAFPMAGSVYTYAGRGIAAPVGFLSGWMILLDYILVPSLLYLIAGIAMNTLVPAVPVWIWIVGFVVLNTAVNYAGIELTAKVNKVMLVAELIVLAIFIVIGIVALAQGKGRGFNWTPVYNADTFSLPLVFGAVSIAVLSFLGFDGISTLAEENRDSSKAIGRSMIAALLLAGVLFIVQTWVAALLVPEPARLIADGDPGGTAFYDAAAVAGGAWLSKLTALATAIAWGFANSLVAQAATSRLLYAMARDRQLPSFLAKVHRTRGVPLNATFLVAVVSLAVGLFFNTRDNGISLLSTLVNFGALTAFLALNVSVVWHYVVRNGSRDWLRHVVSPVIGFAILTYVLFNAQLEAKYLGLVWLALGVGVLSFLLATGRKPELSLADTHGTDQDGDAR, from the coding sequence ATGAGCGACTCCACCCGGCACGACATCGAGCAGTACGGCTACACCCAGGAGCTGCACCGCTCCCTCAGCTTCGGCGACCTGCTGGTCTACGGGCTGGTGTTCATGGTCCCGATCGCGCCGTTCGGCATCTTCGGCAGCGTGTTCCAGGGCTCCGGCGGGATGGTCGCGCTGGCCTACGTCATCGGCATGGTCGCGATGATGTTCACCGCCCTGTCGTACTCCCAGATGTCGCAGGCCTTCCCGATGGCCGGCTCGGTCTACACCTACGCCGGCCGCGGCATCGCCGCCCCGGTGGGCTTCCTGTCCGGCTGGATGATCCTGCTGGACTACATCCTGGTCCCCAGCCTGCTCTACCTGATCGCCGGCATCGCGATGAACACCCTGGTGCCCGCGGTCCCGGTGTGGATCTGGATCGTCGGCTTCGTGGTGCTGAACACCGCGGTGAACTACGCCGGGATCGAGCTCACCGCCAAGGTCAACAAGGTGATGCTGGTCGCCGAGCTCATCGTCCTGGCGATCTTCATCGTGATCGGCATCGTGGCGCTCGCCCAGGGCAAGGGCCGCGGCTTCAACTGGACCCCGGTCTACAACGCCGACACGTTCTCGCTGCCGCTGGTCTTCGGTGCCGTCTCGATCGCGGTGCTGTCGTTCCTGGGCTTCGACGGCATCTCCACGCTGGCCGAGGAGAACCGCGACTCCAGCAAGGCGATCGGCCGCTCCATGATCGCCGCGCTGCTGCTCGCCGGCGTGCTGTTCATCGTGCAGACCTGGGTCGCCGCGCTGCTGGTGCCGGAGCCGGCCCGCCTGATCGCCGACGGCGACCCCGGCGGCACCGCGTTCTACGACGCCGCCGCCGTGGCGGGCGGTGCCTGGCTGTCCAAGCTCACGGCCCTCGCGACCGCGATCGCCTGGGGCTTCGCCAACTCGCTGGTGGCGCAGGCCGCCACGTCCCGGCTGCTCTACGCGATGGCCCGGGACCGGCAGCTGCCCTCCTTCCTGGCCAAGGTGCACCGCACCAGGGGCGTGCCGCTGAACGCCACGTTCCTGGTGGCGGTGGTGTCCCTGGCGGTCGGGCTGTTCTTCAACACCCGCGACAACGGGATCTCGCTGCTCTCCACGCTGGTCAACTTCGGTGCGCTGACCGCGTTCCTCGCGCTGAACGTCTCGGTGGTCTGGCACTACGTCGTGCGCAACGGCAGCCGCGACTGGCTGCGGCACGTCGTGTCCCCGGTGATCGGGTTCGCGATCCTGACCTACGTGCTCTTCAACGCCCAGCTGGAGGCGAAGTACCTCGGCCTCGTCTGGCTGGCCCTGGGGGTCGGGGTCCTGAGCTTCCTGCTGGCGACCGGTCGCAAGCCCGAGCTGTCCCTCGCGGACACGCACGGCACGGACCAGGACGGGGACGCCCGATGA
- a CDS encoding substrate-binding domain-containing protein, protein MRIEARLCDPLEARLVPRDGRGLRIGLVVPQSGPLGMIGPSAVDAALLAVHEVNVAGGVHGAYVDLVLVDGGARPDVVAREVAGLGDAGAVDALVGFHTSDVHRAIERTVAGRTPYVFTPPHEGGGRRPGVVCIGADPAQQLSGALRWLTREHGLRRWALVGNDYIWPQAVHASARSLVAAAGSQVVLDELVPLGGVAARVDRLTDELRRSRADAVLLSLVGRDLVTFHRALRQADLDRRLVRLSGALEENGLLAGDGERTGTLFAAMSSFVSMTDERHLRLAERHASLLGPQAPVLDSYAEGVYDGLHLVARLAAEGTLRPSGLASAVARVLDVDRTGRVHLARAEGLGLTVVPGVA, encoded by the coding sequence GTGAGGATCGAGGCGCGGCTGTGCGACCCGCTGGAGGCACGCCTCGTGCCCCGCGACGGCCGCGGGCTGCGCATCGGCCTGGTCGTGCCGCAGTCCGGGCCGCTCGGCATGATCGGCCCGTCCGCGGTCGACGCCGCACTGCTGGCGGTGCACGAGGTGAACGTCGCCGGCGGCGTCCACGGCGCGTACGTCGACCTGGTGCTCGTGGACGGCGGGGCCCGCCCGGACGTGGTCGCGCGCGAGGTCGCCGGGCTCGGCGACGCCGGGGCCGTGGACGCCCTGGTCGGGTTCCACACCAGCGACGTGCACCGCGCGATCGAGCGCACGGTGGCCGGCCGGACGCCGTACGTCTTCACGCCGCCGCACGAGGGAGGCGGCCGTCGCCCGGGTGTGGTGTGCATCGGTGCCGACCCGGCCCAGCAGCTCAGCGGCGCGCTGCGCTGGCTGACCCGCGAGCACGGGCTGCGCCGGTGGGCGCTCGTCGGCAACGACTACATCTGGCCCCAGGCCGTGCACGCCAGCGCCCGGTCGCTGGTCGCCGCCGCCGGGTCGCAGGTGGTGCTCGACGAGCTGGTGCCGCTCGGCGGCGTCGCGGCGCGGGTCGACCGGCTGACCGACGAGCTGCGCCGCAGCCGTGCGGACGCGGTGCTGCTCAGCCTGGTCGGCCGCGACCTGGTGACCTTCCACCGGGCGCTGCGGCAGGCCGACCTCGACCGCCGGCTGGTCCGGCTGTCGGGGGCGCTGGAGGAGAACGGCCTGCTCGCGGGAGACGGCGAGCGCACCGGCACGCTGTTCGCGGCGATGTCGTCGTTCGTGTCGATGACCGACGAGCGGCACCTGCGCCTGGCCGAGCGGCACGCCTCGCTGCTCGGGCCGCAGGCGCCGGTGCTCGACAGCTACGCCGAGGGCGTGTACGACGGGCTGCACCTCGTCGCCCGGCTCGCGGCGGAGGGCACGTTGCGGCCGTCGGGACTCGCGTCGGCGGTGGCCCGGGTCCTCGACGTCGACCGGACCGGACGCGTGCACCTGGCCCGGGCTGAGGGCCTCGGGCTCACCGTCGTACCCGGCGTCGCGTAG
- a CDS encoding MarR family winged helix-turn-helix transcriptional regulator, which translates to MGHSVDATTSVVERLTRAQRYAAQGLSRLLAEDGCTLDQWRVLRVLADGEGHLMGEVAAELLLAQPTLTRVVDGLVDRAQVYRRASDADGRKVSVHLSRQGRTRLARLDAIAAAHETALRDDPRWRELSAGL; encoded by the coding sequence ATGGGTCACTCGGTGGACGCCACGACCTCGGTCGTCGAGCGGCTGACCCGCGCGCAGCGGTACGCCGCGCAGGGTCTGTCCCGGCTGCTCGCCGAGGACGGCTGCACGCTCGACCAGTGGCGGGTGCTGCGGGTGCTGGCCGACGGCGAGGGCCACCTGATGGGCGAGGTCGCCGCCGAGCTGCTGCTCGCGCAGCCGACGCTGACCCGGGTCGTCGACGGACTGGTCGACCGGGCGCAGGTCTACCGCCGGGCCTCCGACGCCGACGGCCGCAAGGTGTCGGTGCACCTGTCCCGGCAGGGCCGGACCCGGCTCGCCCGGCTGGACGCGATCGCCGCCGCGCACGAGACAGCCCTGCGCGACGACCCCCGGTGGCGGGAGCTGTCGGCAGGGCTGTAG
- a CDS encoding acyl-CoA dehydrogenase family protein, whose protein sequence is MDFTYDEEQQALREAVRGLVGKSYSDFENRRRTVAEDPGYDELLWSRLAEMGVLGLPFDEAYGGMGAGPVEVGIVAQEIGRVLAPEPFLTSVVLAGGVVALAGTEEQKSSLLEAVGSGETVLAFAHAEPGTRWVSTAQDVTASGDGDGWTLTGVKEPVPFGARADQLVVSARLGDGGTALFLVAGDAPGLTRSGYPTFDGGRAARVTLDGTPATPLGSATDASAQIARALDAARIAACNEAIGAMQYALSATSEYLSSRKQFGVPLKTFQALTFRAADMYVSLELATSVATWATMVLASGTDAEVAEAAARAGLQVSRASRHVGQEAIQLHGGIAMTAEYSVGSYTSHLTALDHLFGDGQLHLSTLAAGIGDHDEVDPLA, encoded by the coding sequence ATGGACTTCACCTATGATGAGGAGCAGCAGGCGCTGCGCGAGGCCGTCCGCGGGCTCGTCGGCAAGTCGTACTCCGACTTCGAGAACCGGCGCCGCACGGTCGCCGAGGACCCCGGCTACGACGAGCTGCTCTGGAGCCGGCTGGCCGAGATGGGCGTGCTCGGCCTCCCCTTCGACGAGGCGTACGGCGGCATGGGCGCCGGCCCGGTCGAGGTCGGCATCGTCGCGCAGGAGATCGGCCGGGTCCTCGCGCCCGAGCCGTTCCTGACGTCGGTCGTGCTCGCCGGCGGCGTGGTGGCGCTGGCTGGCACCGAGGAGCAGAAGTCCTCGCTGCTGGAGGCCGTCGGCTCGGGCGAGACCGTGCTGGCCTTCGCGCACGCCGAGCCCGGCACCCGCTGGGTCAGCACGGCGCAGGACGTGACCGCGTCCGGCGACGGCGACGGGTGGACGCTCACCGGCGTCAAGGAGCCGGTGCCCTTCGGTGCCCGTGCCGACCAGCTGGTGGTCAGCGCCCGCCTCGGGGACGGCGGCACCGCGCTGTTCCTGGTCGCCGGGGACGCTCCCGGGCTGACCCGGTCCGGCTACCCGACCTTCGACGGCGGCCGGGCCGCGCGGGTCACCCTGGACGGCACCCCCGCCACTCCCCTGGGCTCGGCCACCGACGCGTCCGCGCAGATCGCGCGCGCGCTCGACGCCGCCCGCATCGCGGCCTGCAACGAGGCGATCGGCGCGATGCAGTACGCCCTGTCCGCGACGTCGGAGTACCTCTCCTCCCGCAAGCAGTTCGGCGTGCCGCTCAAGACCTTCCAGGCCCTGACGTTCCGGGCCGCCGACATGTACGTCTCCCTCGAGCTCGCGACCAGCGTCGCGACCTGGGCGACGATGGTGCTCGCGTCCGGCACCGACGCGGAGGTCGCCGAGGCGGCCGCCCGGGCCGGGCTGCAGGTCAGCCGGGCCTCGCGGCACGTCGGCCAGGAGGCGATCCAGCTGCACGGCGGGATCGCGATGACGGCGGAGTACAGCGTGGGCAGCTACACCAGCCACCTCACCGCGTTGGACCACCTGTTCGGCGACGGCCAGCTGCACCTCTCGACGCTGGCCGCCGGGATCGGCGACCACGACGAGGTCGACCCGCTCGCCTGA
- a CDS encoding acyl-CoA dehydrogenase family protein, giving the protein MQLELSAEDAAFRQEMRTFFTTQVPQEIRDAVAERRELTKDQVVASQRVLNAAGLAVPHWPEEWGGRGWSALRRHIWHEEMQRACVPTPLAFNASMVGPVIAAFGSQEQKERFLPRTANLDIWWSQGFSEPDAGSDLASLRTTAVREGDEFVVNGQKTWTTLGQYGDWIFNLVRTDPEAKKQAGISFLLIDMTTPGVTVRPIELIDGGHEVNEVWFEDVRVPAENLVGELNKGWDYAKFLLGNERVGVAPVGSTKRVLAQAKDYARSVSVAGGLTLLDDPLTVARIAELENELLALELTALRVVAHSADGKPHPASSVLKLKGTELQQAVSELVVDLAGPASLASGAGDADSDLAGWARHATPVYLNLRKASIYGGSNEIQRQIIAKTILGL; this is encoded by the coding sequence ATGCAGCTCGAGCTGTCCGCCGAGGACGCCGCATTCCGCCAGGAGATGCGGACCTTCTTCACCACCCAGGTGCCCCAGGAGATCCGGGACGCCGTCGCGGAGCGTCGTGAGCTCACCAAGGACCAGGTCGTCGCGTCCCAGCGGGTGCTGAACGCCGCCGGCCTCGCGGTCCCGCACTGGCCCGAGGAGTGGGGCGGCCGCGGCTGGTCCGCGCTGCGCCGGCACATCTGGCACGAGGAGATGCAGCGCGCCTGCGTCCCGACCCCGCTGGCGTTCAACGCCTCGATGGTCGGCCCGGTGATCGCCGCGTTCGGCTCGCAGGAGCAGAAGGAGCGCTTCCTGCCCAGGACCGCGAACCTCGACATCTGGTGGAGCCAGGGCTTCTCCGAGCCCGACGCCGGCTCCGACCTCGCCTCGCTGCGCACCACGGCGGTGCGCGAGGGGGACGAGTTCGTCGTCAACGGGCAGAAGACCTGGACCACGCTCGGTCAGTACGGCGACTGGATCTTCAACCTGGTCCGCACCGACCCCGAGGCCAAGAAGCAGGCCGGCATCTCCTTCCTGCTCATCGACATGACCACCCCCGGCGTCACGGTCCGCCCGATCGAGCTCATCGACGGCGGCCACGAGGTCAACGAGGTGTGGTTCGAGGACGTCCGGGTGCCGGCCGAGAACCTGGTCGGCGAGCTCAACAAGGGCTGGGACTACGCGAAGTTCCTGCTCGGCAACGAGCGGGTCGGCGTCGCGCCGGTGGGCTCCACCAAGCGGGTGCTGGCCCAGGCCAAGGACTACGCCCGCTCGGTGAGCGTCGCCGGCGGCCTCACCCTGCTCGACGACCCGCTCACCGTGGCCCGGATCGCCGAGCTGGAGAACGAGCTGCTCGCCCTCGAGCTGACCGCGCTCCGCGTCGTCGCGCACTCCGCGGACGGCAAGCCGCACCCCGCCTCCTCGGTGCTCAAGCTCAAGGGCACCGAGCTGCAGCAGGCGGTCAGCGAGCTGGTCGTCGACCTGGCCGGTCCGGCGTCGCTGGCCTCCGGCGCGGGCGACGCGGACTCGGACCTGGCCGGCTGGGCGCGCCACGCGACCCCGGTCTACCTGAACCTGCGCAAGGCGTCGATCTACGGAGGGTCCAACGAGATCCAGCGGCAGATCATCGCGAAGACGATCCTGGGACTCTGA
- a CDS encoding glycerophosphodiester phosphodiesterase translates to MTLLGHRPADRLRQPSQPAVVAHRGASVQAPENTLAAFRRAIVLGASAVEIDVQRTRDGALVVLHDATLTRTTDAETRLPGRGPWRVADLTYDEVATLDAGSWHDRAYAGERAPLLREVLDLLHATGTGLLLEVKSPSSAPGIEADLHAELRSAPGYLADALWEQRLVVQSFDHDSMRRLKERAPDVPVGLLGSPPRRRLPELATWADQVNPRHRSVRASFVDAVHDAGLACQVWTVDRATDMLRAAALGVDGVITNRPDVLRGLLRVPVPNAA, encoded by the coding sequence GTGACCCTCCTCGGACACCGACCCGCCGACCGTCTCCGCCAGCCCAGCCAGCCCGCCGTCGTGGCGCACCGCGGCGCGAGCGTCCAGGCCCCCGAGAACACCCTGGCCGCGTTCCGTCGCGCGATCGTCCTCGGCGCGAGCGCCGTCGAGATCGACGTGCAGCGCACCCGCGACGGCGCGCTCGTCGTGCTGCACGACGCCACCCTGACCCGCACCACCGACGCCGAGACCCGGCTCCCCGGGCGGGGACCGTGGCGCGTCGCGGACCTCACGTACGACGAGGTGGCGACCCTGGACGCCGGCTCCTGGCACGACCGGGCCTACGCCGGCGAGCGGGCGCCGCTGCTCCGCGAGGTGCTCGACCTGCTGCACGCGACAGGCACCGGGCTGCTCCTCGAGGTCAAGTCGCCGTCCTCCGCACCCGGCATCGAGGCCGACCTGCACGCCGAGCTGCGGTCCGCCCCGGGTTACCTCGCCGACGCCCTGTGGGAGCAGCGGCTGGTCGTCCAGTCGTTCGACCACGACAGCATGCGGCGGCTCAAGGAGCGCGCTCCCGACGTACCCGTCGGCCTGCTCGGCTCCCCGCCGCGCCGCCGCCTTCCCGAGCTCGCGACCTGGGCCGACCAGGTCAACCCGCGGCACCGTTCCGTGCGTGCGTCGTTCGTCGACGCGGTGCACGACGCCGGCCTCGCCTGCCAGGTGTGGACCGTCGACCGGGCCACGGACATGCTCCGCGCCGCGGCCCTCGGCGTGGACGGCGTGATCACCAACCGCCCCGACGTGCTGCGCGGGCTGCTGCGCGTCCCGGTGCCGAACGCCGCCTGA
- a CDS encoding excalibur calcium-binding domain-containing protein, whose translation MKNTMKATLVALASATIVLSGTTGAHAQARVFANCDAMHKVYSHGVGKSGAHDKTSSTPVTNFKRNNALYRANKKSDRDGDGISCEAR comes from the coding sequence ATGAAGAACACCATGAAGGCGACGCTCGTCGCGCTCGCCAGCGCCACCATCGTCCTGAGCGGCACGACCGGTGCGCACGCGCAGGCCCGGGTCTTCGCGAACTGCGACGCCATGCACAAGGTCTACTCGCACGGCGTCGGCAAGAGCGGGGCTCACGACAAGACCAGCAGCACGCCGGTCACGAACTTCAAGCGCAACAACGCGCTCTACCGGGCGAACAAGAAGAGCGACCGGGACGGTGACGGCATCTCCTGCGAGGCGAGGTAA
- a CDS encoding SGNH/GDSL hydrolase family protein, with amino-acid sequence MTLRLVALGDSTVEGLMDHGPDGTYVGWADRFARILARLHPDLTYANLAVRGQTTQEVRETQLEPALAMRPDVALVVAGVNDLLRPRFDGAGLRDNLLTTHRRLNEAGVRVLSFTMPDMRRVAPLTRFLRSRLLFFDDVVREAAATYGSTIVDFAPVPVAGHPALWDDDRLHVNSEGHRRIAAALAEAYGVEHEDWRTEPEATVTTGAIRVTAREARWIVTHMAPWVWGRLRGHEFATAGVCKRPDLLPLTPDGPAPTSPRPGPE; translated from the coding sequence ATGACGTTGCGACTCGTGGCCCTGGGAGACAGCACCGTCGAGGGCCTGATGGACCACGGGCCCGACGGCACGTACGTCGGCTGGGCCGACCGGTTCGCGCGGATCCTCGCGCGGCTGCACCCGGACCTGACCTACGCCAACCTCGCGGTGCGCGGCCAGACCACCCAGGAGGTCCGCGAGACCCAGCTCGAGCCTGCGCTCGCGATGCGTCCCGACGTGGCGCTGGTGGTGGCCGGCGTCAATGACCTGCTGCGCCCGCGCTTCGACGGCGCCGGCCTGCGCGACAACCTGCTCACCACGCACCGGCGGCTCAACGAGGCCGGCGTGCGGGTGCTCTCGTTCACGATGCCGGACATGCGCCGGGTCGCGCCGCTGACCCGGTTCCTGCGGTCCCGGCTGCTGTTCTTCGACGACGTGGTCCGGGAGGCCGCCGCGACGTACGGCTCGACGATCGTGGACTTCGCCCCGGTCCCGGTCGCCGGCCACCCCGCGCTGTGGGACGACGACCGGCTGCACGTGAACAGCGAGGGGCACCGGCGGATCGCCGCCGCGCTGGCCGAGGCCTACGGCGTCGAGCACGAGGACTGGCGCACCGAGCCGGAGGCCACGGTGACCACCGGCGCGATCCGGGTGACCGCCCGCGAGGCCCGCTGGATCGTCACGCACATGGCCCCCTGGGTCTGGGGACGGCTGCGCGGGCACGAGTTCGCGACCGCCGGCGTCTGCAAGCGCCCCGACCTGCTCCCCCTCACCCCCGACGGCCCGGCCCCCACAAGCCCCCGACCCGGGCCGGAGTAG
- a CDS encoding LLM class flavin-dependent oxidoreductase, which yields MTEQPTLPLSVLDFVGIEHGEPASAAMAGAVDVARAAEDAGYRRYWVSEHHNMHSLACSAPELLTAHIGAHTERIRVGAAGIMLPNHAPFKVAEMFRTLLAMYPGRVDLALGRAPGTDPLTAHVLRRGVAADVQRDFPGQVAELLAFLGDGFPEGHPYAPLVAAPVVDERPEIFLLGSSAYGPSFAAVNGLSAVFAHHQSPDLAVDVLREYRREFRPVREGDRPYSAMSVLAFGSEDDDAVLEFEAAWALTMQNLARNKREPLRPEEVVAFARSSEFRGRRRDRDPRMATGPAKQVVERLQELREQAQVDEIVVVTPSLDRARRIASYREIAAAWGESS from the coding sequence GTGACCGAGCAGCCCACGCTCCCCCTGTCCGTGCTGGACTTCGTCGGCATCGAGCACGGCGAGCCGGCTTCCGCCGCGATGGCCGGAGCAGTCGACGTCGCGCGGGCCGCCGAGGACGCGGGCTACCGCCGCTACTGGGTCTCCGAGCACCACAACATGCACAGCCTCGCCTGCAGCGCGCCCGAGCTGCTGACCGCGCACATCGGCGCGCACACCGAGCGGATCCGGGTCGGCGCCGCCGGGATCATGCTCCCGAACCACGCGCCGTTCAAGGTCGCGGAGATGTTCCGGACGCTGCTGGCGATGTACCCCGGCCGGGTCGACCTCGCCCTGGGCCGCGCGCCCGGCACCGACCCGCTGACCGCGCACGTGCTGCGCCGCGGGGTCGCGGCGGACGTGCAGCGCGACTTCCCCGGCCAGGTCGCCGAGCTGCTCGCGTTCCTCGGCGACGGCTTCCCGGAGGGCCACCCCTACGCCCCGCTGGTCGCCGCACCGGTCGTCGACGAGCGGCCGGAGATCTTCCTGCTCGGCTCCAGCGCTTACGGCCCGTCGTTCGCCGCGGTGAACGGGCTCAGCGCGGTGTTCGCGCACCACCAGAGCCCGGACCTGGCCGTCGACGTGCTGCGGGAGTACCGCCGGGAGTTCCGTCCGGTCCGCGAGGGCGACCGGCCCTACTCCGCGATGTCGGTGCTCGCCTTCGGCAGCGAGGACGACGACGCCGTCCTGGAGTTCGAGGCCGCCTGGGCGCTGACCATGCAGAACCTCGCCCGCAACAAGCGCGAGCCGCTGCGCCCCGAGGAGGTCGTCGCGTTCGCCCGGTCCTCGGAGTTCCGCGGCCGCCGGCGCGACCGCGACCCGCGGATGGCGACCGGTCCGGCCAAGCAGGTCGTCGAGCGGCTGCAGGAACTCCGGGAGCAGGCCCAGGTCGACGAGATCGTCGTGGTCACCCCGTCGCTGGACCGCGCGCGCCGGATCGCCAGCTACCGCGAGATCGCCGCAGCCTGGGGTGAGTCGAGCTGA